The Candidatus Schekmanbacteria bacterium genomic interval GCTTGTAATAAGAAAAGCACTCGAAAAACATACCCTCAAAAAAGAAAATGTGCGCTTAAGGCGCCGTTTCGAACGAGAAGAAAGTTCAAGAAATAAAATCATAGGCAATTCCAAGGAAATAAAAAATGTTCTTGAATTGATAAAAAAGGTTTCAAAGACTAACAGCACAGTTTTAATCTATGGAGAAAGCGGTACAGGCAAAGAACTTGTAGCAAGAGCAATTCATGAAAATAGCCAACGAGCCAACCAACCTTTTGAGTCAATAAATTGTGGGGCTTTAACGGAAACACTTCTTGAAAGCGAGCTTTTTGGACATGAAAAGGGCGCCTTTACAGATGCTATAAGAACTCAACAAGGGCTTTTTGAAATTGCTGACGGAGGCACTCTTTTTCTCGATGAAATAGGAGAAACATCACAATCAACGCAAGTAAAACTTTTAAGAGTCTTGCAGGAAATGGAAATTAAACGAGTTGGCGGCAACAAAAGAATTAAGGTCGATGTAAGAATTGTTTCAGCAACAAATAAAGATTTGAAGAAATTGGTCCAAGAAGGAAAATTTAGAGAAGACCTTTTCTATAGAGTGAATGTTTTTCCAATAACAGTCCCTCCCCTGCGCAAAAGACTCGATGACATTCCAGATTTAGTTGAATATTTCATCAAGAAATGTTCGAAAGAAAATGGACGGAAAGCACCCAACCTACATCCTGATACTCTATCCCTTATGAAACAATATTCTTGGCCCGGCAATATTCGGGAGCTTGAAAATGTCATCGAAAGGCTTTTAATCCTTTGTCCGGACAATGAAATTACTCCTAACTATCTGCCTGAAGAAATAAAGAATCCAAATTTGAGCAAAAATATTTATGAAGTGTCGGAACTTCAACTTCCTGAAATAAACCCGCAAGGTATAAATTTGGAAGAGATTATGATGAATATAGAGAAAAGATATCTTCTCAAAGCCCTTGAAAATACGGGAGGGAAAAAAACCAAAGCTGCTGAACTTTTGAATTTAAGTTTTCGCTCTTTCAGGTATCTTCTCAACAAATACAATATAAATTAGAATTTTATTTCCTTTAGCAGTAAATAAAAAGGGAAGCTCTAAATAAAGAACTTCCCATAAATAGAAATTTTTCTTTTGAATTTATTCTTCCTCATACTGTTGTTTGAGTTTTTCTATAACAGTAGGGTCTGCCAATGTTGTCACATCGCCTAATGCTCTTCTTTCAGCAATATCGCGAAGAAGTCTTCTCATTATCTTTCCACTTCTTGTCTTTGGAAGCTCATGAGTAAAAAACACATCTTCCGGCCTTGCCATTGCGCCTATCTTTTTCGCCACATGCTCCTTTAATTCCTTCTCCATTTCTTGTGTGGCTTCAAAACCTTCCCTTAAAGTCACAAAAGCGGCAACGGCCTGTCCCTTCACTTCATGGGTTTTCCCGATAACTGCTGATTCTGCAACTGCCTTATGGTCAACAAGTGCGCTTTCTATCTCCATAGTGCTCAAACGGTGTCCAGAAACATTGATTACATCATCCACTCTTCCCATAACCCAAAAATAGCCGTCTTTGTCTTTCTTTGCACCATCGCCTGTAAAATAGATGTTTTCATACTTTGACCAATACTGCTGTTTGAATCTTTCGGGGTCTTTGTAAATTGTCCTAAGCATAGCGGGCCACGGCTTTGTAAGGACCAAAAATCCACCTGCATCAGGAGGCACTTCATTTCCGTTATCATCGAGAACTTTTGCTTCAATTCCAGGGAAAGGTTTCGTAGCTGAACCGGGTTTTGTCTTTACAATTCCCGGAAGAGGAGAAATCAAAATCATACCGGTTTCTGTCTGCCACCAAGTATCAACGATAGGGCATCTCTCATTGCCAATGTTTTTGTGATACCAAATCCATGCTTCAGGATTTATTGGTTCTCCCACAGTGCCTAAGAGGCGCAGGGATGAAAGGTCTCTTTTCTTAGGCCATTCCTCTCCCCACTTCATAAATGTTCTTATCGCTGTTGGCGCGGTATATAGGATATTTACATTGTATTTTTCTACTATTTCCCAAAATCGATCCTTTTCAGGATAATCAGGAGAGCCTTCATACATAACCGATGTAGCGCCATTTGAAAGAATGCCATAAACAATATAGCTATGTCCTGTTACCCAACCGATATCCGCCGTGCACCAGTATGTATCCTCTTCTTTCAAATCAAATATGAGTTTTGATGTAAGCGTAGTCCCAACAAGATAACCGCCTGTTGTATGGACAATTCCCTTCGGCTTTCCAGTGGTGCCGCTTGTATAAAGGATATAAAGCATATCCTCACTATCCATCTCTTCAGCCGGGCATTCTGGTTTTGCTTCGTCCATCAGGTCAATCCACCAATGGTCTCTTCCATCTTTCATATGGATTCTAGCCTCATCTCCTACCCTCTTCACAACGATTACATTTTCAACGAAAGGACATTTTTCAAGCGCTTCATCAACATTTCTTTTAAGGGGAATGACGCTGCCCCTCCTATAGCCTCCGTCGGCTGTGATAACTATTTTCGATTCGGAATCTGTGATTCTTTCCACAAGAGAGTCTGCGCTGAATCCTCCAAAGACAACACTATGCGGAGCGCCTATTCTGCAACATGCAAGCATCGCAATGGGAAGTTCGGGAATCATAGGCATATAAATTGTTACTCTATCCCCTTTTTTTACGCCAAACTGCTTTAACACATTTGCAAATTTGCATACTTCTCTGTAAAGGTCCCAATAGGTATAGACCTTTTCATCTCCGGGTTCTCCCTCCCAAATTATAGCCGCTTTGTTCTTGCGGTGGGTTTTTATATGCCTGTCAAGACAGTTGTAAGAAACATTGAGCTTTCCGCCTACAAACCACTTTGCAAAAGGTGGATTCCATTCGAGAACCTTATCCCATTTTTTAAACCAGTCGATATTTTCTGCCGCTTTTGCCCAAAAATCTTCGATATTCTTCCCTTCTTCATATATCTTTTCATCCTTCACATTGGCATTTTTTACAAAATCCTCAGGTGGTGCAAAAAGGCGCTGTTCATCAAGTAGTGCCTCAATCGGCTTGTTTCCCATGCTACTCCCCCTTTGTTTTAAGTTAAATGTTAAATTTAAATAACCAATTGATATAAAATCAAAAAAATCTTCAATATTTAATGAAAAATAAACTAACTTAGAGCTTTTTTTTAGTCAAATAAAAATTTGAGTATCACCTTCCCTTACAAAATGGTTAGACAAAGCACAAGTGCCCTTTTCTTATTGGAACACAAAAATTGACATAACTTTGAGAGCTGATAAGGTTTTTCACTTCTTTTTTATCAGTTGACATTAATATGAATTTGACTGTAAATTTGTATTATTCATCTTTATCAAGGATTATCGAAATGACAAAAGAGCGAATTTTTTCAATCATTATCATTGTTGTATCTATTTTTTCAG includes:
- a CDS encoding sigma-54-dependent Fis family transcriptional regulator, whose amino-acid sequence is MPRIMVVDDEKNLLEFMEIMLEQEGFNVTTCQNGEKALKILKEELFDIVITDIKMPRISGIDILKYIKNTSPDTDVIMITAYASHETAVEAMKAGAYDYISKPFNNEQIKLVIRKALEKHTLKKENVRLRRRFEREESSRNKIIGNSKEIKNVLELIKKVSKTNSTVLIYGESGTGKELVARAIHENSQRANQPFESINCGALTETLLESELFGHEKGAFTDAIRTQQGLFEIADGGTLFLDEIGETSQSTQVKLLRVLQEMEIKRVGGNKRIKVDVRIVSATNKDLKKLVQEGKFREDLFYRVNVFPITVPPLRKRLDDIPDLVEYFIKKCSKENGRKAPNLHPDTLSLMKQYSWPGNIRELENVIERLLILCPDNEITPNYLPEEIKNPNLSKNIYEVSELQLPEINPQGINLEEIMMNIEKRYLLKALENTGGKKTKAAELLNLSFRSFRYLLNKYNIN
- the acs gene encoding acetate--CoA ligase, translating into MGNKPIEALLDEQRLFAPPEDFVKNANVKDEKIYEEGKNIEDFWAKAAENIDWFKKWDKVLEWNPPFAKWFVGGKLNVSYNCLDRHIKTHRKNKAAIIWEGEPGDEKVYTYWDLYREVCKFANVLKQFGVKKGDRVTIYMPMIPELPIAMLACCRIGAPHSVVFGGFSADSLVERITDSESKIVITADGGYRRGSVIPLKRNVDEALEKCPFVENVIVVKRVGDEARIHMKDGRDHWWIDLMDEAKPECPAEEMDSEDMLYILYTSGTTGKPKGIVHTTGGYLVGTTLTSKLIFDLKEEDTYWCTADIGWVTGHSYIVYGILSNGATSVMYEGSPDYPEKDRFWEIVEKYNVNILYTAPTAIRTFMKWGEEWPKKRDLSSLRLLGTVGEPINPEAWIWYHKNIGNERCPIVDTWWQTETGMILISPLPGIVKTKPGSATKPFPGIEAKVLDDNGNEVPPDAGGFLVLTKPWPAMLRTIYKDPERFKQQYWSKYENIYFTGDGAKKDKDGYFWVMGRVDDVINVSGHRLSTMEIESALVDHKAVAESAVIGKTHEVKGQAVAAFVTLREGFEATQEMEKELKEHVAKKIGAMARPEDVFFTHELPKTRSGKIMRRLLRDIAERRALGDVTTLADPTVIEKLKQQYEEE